ATAATAAGAGAGAAACTCCGCATGTCCTTAGGAGGAATGCCTCAGTCTAATAAGTAATAACCCTCAAGAGGATGGTTTTACACTCAATTCTCCTAAACATAACTTattgtaaaaataataatttatccTGTCATTTGACGCTATGAATTAAGTATAATCTGTTGTAATAAGTATTAAGAAAAAGGAATAAGGAGGCAATAATAGGTAGCTTCTTGTTCCCTGGCAAGATGGTGGAGAAGTTTTTTCGGTTGCAGTTGCAGTCAGCTCTAGGCTCTATGCTTTTGTTATTCCCACCAAGTGAAGCACCAATATGAATACCATAAGCATTCCAAATATTCTACGCCATCTTTACGACTACTATTCCACTCCATACAAATGATATACAGAGGTTGCCATTGCTTTCTTCAATTTTCCCGTGACTCCAAATTTGTCGAATGTGCCATCAATAAATCATCCATTTGGAATCACCAATCAATCCAAATCATAGTAAGTCCCATATTGCAAACACAGTTACCTCATTCAAACGCACCAATCTACAAATCTGACATTCCCACAATCCCCCGTTCATAAATAGTTGCATTATGTACGTTCTTAAAACTTATTGAAAGTAACAAATAAAAGCTACAAACCTGATATCCGAACTCAAAAACTCGAAGACTAATAAGTAATAACCAAATCCCGGTTGTTAagagataataataaaaagacgAAAAAACATAGATATATAAGCACAGTCTgatgctttttttttctctttttcatttttgtttgaAATGCTGTATATATACAAGCATACACAACAAGCATGTAAACAAAAACATCTTCCTAGCTATCCTTTCCCTGAATCTAGATCCTTAGCTTTTTGATTGACgcacaaaaacaaaaacaaaaaaaaaaaaagaaaaaaaaaagaaggaaaaggtGTTTGCAGTGCTCAGTGTAATTAGTGTTaggaagaataagaagaagaagaagaagaagaagaaattaaagagctagGAGAATTCAGGGATGGCAGAAGCATCCCAGAGGCTCTGATTGAAGCAAGCTTGCATATCGTACGGTATGAGCGGTGTCCGGCACAACGGGCACGTCCTCTGTTCGTACCCCATCCAACGGTCAAGGCATCTCCGGTGGAATATGTGCCGGCAGTTTCTGAGGCGTCGGATCTCGTCGTCCCCTTGGAACTCGTACAAGCAGACCGCGCAGCTCTCCTCCGCCGGGTCCGCCACCTCCTGAAACGTGACCACCGGGAGGATTTCCCTGATGAGGAGTGCGGAGACGGACTGGAATTGGGGGTGGAGAGGGTGGTGGTTGATGGTGTCGGGTTCCAAGAAGTGTTGGAGGCCGAGGTAGTGGAAGAGAGCGGAGATGAGTTTTCTgaggaaagagaggagagagagtatTTGGAGGAAGAGCTTGGGTAAGAGAAGCTCTGTGTATCCCACCGGAAATCCCATGCTTGCTATACCACCGGATCTACTGAATGAGCCCTTCACACAATAATGCTGAGAGATAGCAAGTGATTAAGCGGTTATGCTTATGCTTATGGTTATGGGAGGGAGGTCAGTTTAAATATAGATCAAGCTTCGGACAACTTTTATTCTTCAACCCAAAATATTTCGAGGTTTAATAGAAATTGAACCCTACatagtaaaataattatatttatatataaaataacaaattattatGTACACACAAAAATCAATCAATCATCTATaattgtgtataaatatataaatatgttatttaatttacttttaaatatatatttcatattttGTACAAGTGATTAATTTGgtagttaattttttatgtatatgtaGTATGATTGatatcatatatataatattttcaataagattattttttttattcttaatcgATCTATTACAAAAAGAAAGACTAATTTAGAGTCTGTTTAGTTATCATTAAAtggttaaaaaaaatcatatctttttttgtagtgtttagtaaatttttaataataaaaataaaagctttaaaaaattttaaaaatattttttgataaactacaatttatattttttactttaaaaaatattttaacatacctaaatataattaataaataaaaaatatttttatacaaaaatctaaatattaaattttttacttttctaaaaatctcttaaaaaatactcgattttttttttgaaaaattcactCAAACAAGtgtttaattaatttatcaatttttttcctaTAGACTAAATACATTTAGTTCAGTTATCCAGTtccaattaatttttttccgatagactaaatatatttaatttacaGTTATCCAATTCCACCAGCCAATGTGGTCTAACAATAATGATATATAGATATATTCAAAGGCAGTGTGATTTCATGTGGAATTCCCAATAATGGGTTTTCCTTTGATTTTATGGAGGCAATTAATAATTCAAAATCCTCATGGAATATATCGGACacgttttcttttctttcttaaatTTGCTTTTTTTAGAGCACCACATAATATCACTTATTAGTTCCAAAATTATCTAATATAGATAAATAGATAACTATTAATGATTCCTTTATGCTATACTACACTATATATTTGCTAGCATTGACTTTGAAAAGCATTGAGAATGTGATTTATGTCGCCTATAACTGCCGTCTTATTCATGGGTTTTGGCTTGcaataataaatacatattttaattGCCAAATCCGCCGTCTGGTATTGAGACCTATGTCTTACCGCTTCAATAGTACCTGTCTATGTTTGGTAAATGAGGTTAATTGGTTTTTTAAGCTCACAGATTGTGCCTTACTTTTGGTAGATTATCAGTATTataaacaacaataataaaattaaagttgttCATAAAAAGATCTTgcttaatctttttttttttaatttttatttttaactactaatctattttttatttggtttagttttctCTTTGGATGTTTAGTTATTCTTATTTTCTACGTACTCAAATTATCAAAGAGGagattctatatttttttttggaatagttattatttcaactttttttttcatatcattattttttttgtataaaaagtCTGTCAAAAGTATAACTTGTCACTTTAGAGAGAAGACGTCATTTTGTCTTTTCtgcaaataaaatatatatcgGACTCTAAAGAACATCAGATGAAATATAATAGATATTTATAAAAGATATTCCGATATTCATGTTAGCAATAATCCAAAAAAGTAAGTGACATAAATAAGTATTCAACATATTTTAAATGTCTTTtactttttatcttatttatggTATATAGACTATCATTCGATGGTATGATCATTATGTAGTATAGTTCAGTTTTCAAATTATATGTAGCAACTTTAATGACAACAGTTAAATATATAAGTTGATTTTCTAAACTGATATTTGActgattttttgaaatattaatgAGCACGTGTGTGAGGATCATGTATTATTGTGCTAGGAGTCCTAATATCTATTTGACTGCTTCTCCAAACTATAGGTTATAACCGTCAAATTATATGTATAATGGCTGAGTTATGTGCAACAATATTAGTAATAACTGTTTTATGAATcatgaaaattttaatattctttTGACCTAATCTTTAAATTATAGATTGTAACCgccaaattataataataagaTCACTTTTCATATTCGAAGATTATTTATTaaagggataagtattgttttggtccttAAAGTTGAGGGTCAGAATCGAAACCGTCCTCaacgtaattttttatttagaatcatccttaacgtttttttcatattaaaattgTCCTTTTAACTTTTTTCGGACAAAAGTACCCTtcactaccaccaccaccagcacTTCCACTACCAAGAATAACAACATCAATGAAATCAGcccaaattcaataaatcaacaCAAATTCAACAACCAAATCAATacacaataacaataaaatcaaaaaataataaattaaaatcataattaAAAGTAGAAGCAAAAGCAGTCACAGAAACAGAAGAAGCAGAAGCTCAGAAGCAGAAAATAGAGACCAAAACAAGGAGCAGAAGCcgaaacaagaagaagaagcagatgCAGAAGgcgaagaagaaaaagaagcagaagaagaagcaaattaagaaaaagaagcaGATGCAGAAGCCGAAGCAGAACCATCGGCGCTTCCCCAACGGCAGCTCGTGGGCGAATCGGCAGCGACGACTCAGCGGCGTGGTCTCCCAAAGACGACGCGACGACAGCGGAGAGCCCTAGCAGTGCCGACGCATCTCCTTTCCCTCGTCTCTTCTCCCCCGTCGTAGCCcctctctcctttcttctttgtTTCGGCGACGGCGACGGTAGCTCCAAGTTTCGCCGGCGCCGTCCCCGCTCCCCCCTTCCCCTTTCCCTTCcccccttccccctcttcctttCCCCTTTCCCCTTTTCCTCCCCTCCCCCTTCGTTTACCCTTTTCCTCCCCCTCCCAAAcgcgttttttttttataatttttttattaaagtagGGGTAgtttatgaataaaataaaaaattttattaaaaaaaaacgattttaatacgaaaaaaacgttaagaatgattttaaataaaaaattatgttaaaaatGGTTTCAATTCTAACCCTCACCGTTAGGGATCAATAATACTTATCCCTTCATTAAATTATCTCATTTTAGCCAcactaatatttatatttatcctTTAGCGTATAACGTTTAATTTCATTTAACATATACAACTTATTTAATGATagtataataaaatttattcagAGTCTTAAATGGCTCTTTTGGTGGTGTCAAtatcacaaataaaaaataaaataaattaataaaatattacatacatataaaagattaattgtatataaatatatattatttaatttatttttagtatatattttatattttaatatatattatatttaaatgactaatttaataattattttttatgcataATATAGTTGACaaattaacattataaaaaataatatcaatattttataaagtatacataagtataaaaagaaaaagaatactGTTAATAGTAAGAGTTTCAGGTATACCGACAATATCGATATTCCAGTTGTTTTAATAATTGATctaaatcataaaatatatatatatattaattaaagaGGTAATGCTCAAAATGGTCCCCGAAATTCCCAACTCGCTTTAGATTGGTCCTTCACTTTTTAAAATGACCAAATAAGTCCCTCACTCTCAGAATCGTGAATCTCTGTTAGTACAAAAGTTACTAGACGTTTTAACGGCGCTGAAGTGTACAGTTAAGTGCCAAGTCTGCACGCTGATGTGGACAGACAATGAATTTAACTCAAATTGGTGTTTCAAATTTGATTAAAATGCCCAAATTGATCCAATTTTCACTTATAAAATCCTAACCCCCAAATGTTCATCTTTGTTCTTCGTCTTCACTCCTCTTATTCCGATTGATGTTGTTGATCTTGGCACTAATCTAAAGGATATTCAATCTCCAGTAACCTTTCATTTTTTGTTATCGTTGCTTTCTCATCCAACCAAACAAAAACAACGCCTTTAGTTTCTTTTGGTCTCCACCatattcttttctttgttcCCACAAATTCGATGATGCGACAATCCTAAAAATAACGTGCTTCAATTCCGTTTCGGGTGTTTGTGCCGTTTGTTCCGAAATTAACCGAACCATCACGAGGTAGTTATTTTTCACTTCTTCTTCTAACGATATAATTGCTTCTTCTTTgtcttcgtttttttttttgtcattggAAGCtttgtgttgttgttgtttctttttattcttattggaagcttctttttcttcaattgATGTGGTTATGGATGTGTTATTGTCATTACTAATTTGGATGATTTGTTGTGTTGCGGTGTCGTCGAgtctggtggtggtggtgatgggGACAATCTTATTGTTCATTGTTGTTAAAGAGGAAAAGGTTGGTCATTGTTGTTGAAGATGGTGGTTAGGATCAACCAAAGGGTGATGCTACTTTTGGATCCATTATTACGTTAATTGGAATAAGGGTGcatttgattttattaattattagtttatattcaaggttcaatttttctttttttgaggTTGTTTCTTACTTACAAAGATGGTGTATGTGTGGaaagtgtaacaccctaccatacttagccttatgcttaagtcataattcagagatggtaaggtattacgacctctaaaataaaaatttagtacgtatagtagtatgaatgattgattataactaggagcctttgtggAAAAAgtggtaaacaaaaaccgcaactcgaaagcgcaacactccgatcgataacgtaacgcacaaggataaaccaacgcgagattatatatatacaagagagtgtcaaaaacaggaatatcaagactcaagatccggctgcgaagataaccggtccgagcataacaatatatacatatgataaaataaggaaaaccccaaggaaacccaaagggacacaaatacataaaacctattctccaaaattctcccataaaaggagtcatcacagtttgtattatttaatggagataaaagtatctaaacaaaacatataaaccaaaaatagccccgagaacaaaggatcttcgcaagtatagaagtctccagcatgcctcagcgggaaacctcacgtcctgcatctgaaaaccacaaaatccgcatgggtgagaaccagaggtccccagcatggtaacagcttccacatatataatatataataatagaggaaagccaaaggcaatcctataactccctccagataatatcaaagcttataaacaagctaaaccatgtaagggcatctgactaaagattcttcagtctaactaatacttccctttccaattccttcaaacctcccaaccaccagcaggagtataatatagcaaacacagatatatcaaacaaagaatatacaagtagtagcagttaagacatttagacaattagcaagtaatatgcagtcaaataggcaatctcaaacaattcacatagtatgcatatgatgaatgcctgtccctagtggccgatgatatcatcttgtcggttatagagccaacccgacaagtcctggtcgctaaccattggactgtccctctgtcgtgcatccccaaactcgagttatactcgttataaacgtgatcataaacatgatccatatccttcaccctcactggtgaatatttatgggggttcgagctcatccgggcctttcacagtgcccggccacacttacaacatagggttaacagagcttcgagtctcaacctggagcacgtggtggctagccactgctactacccaaggaaactcgtactcagatagtggaagtgcaatttcacaattatcaataattcagcatcaacatgcatgaattctcatccatggatcaacatccataccagccattccggctcacggttcaatccagaaccagccaatattcatagcatacacagctattccggctcatggttaaatccataaccagccatttcattaacaattatagcctttcggcccatggcataacaaacacttccaccaccatcctccgcatctcacataatcatcttgatcctcattgatcatacatttttcccttgcttcacttgcaagttatcacattcactagccccttactaatagctaggcatagtaggatgatttaagacatgaatggtgagatcggaggcttagaagtatgagatttggctttttaaaactcaaaaatcaactttgggatgaaaacagggccacgcgtacgcgcactccacgcgcacgcgtgggtggcCTCAAAACTTCATCGAcacgcaagcgtcatgcacgctaacgcgtgggttaaaaacttgccaatcgacgcgcacgcgtcaaccacgtgtacgcgcgggtgttctcgtgccccaggcacaacacagGCAcggttctggcataactctcgggaaaatgaccgggcattgggtgcagcacaatcggcgcgcccgcgcacatcacgcatacgcgtggatggcacttctcggaagatcggcgcgcacgcgccaggtgcgcccacgcgcaagggttcattctgctaaaaattttctaagttaaaagctgcagaatttacagatttgaaccccaatcttccaacggacataacttcctcattttaaatcgtttttcacccgttcttcgaacggtatggacatcccggatccaatttcatttctaaacaggtTTGATACAAAACGaggatccgtagtccaagttatgtcccgtcaaagtatgcccaaaaaaaccatattttcatacaaaaccacaatatgccattttcaaaacaaacaattttcaactccttccaaagtcaatcaaaacatgccaatttcatcccctttctttgaaatcaatcaattcaaaatgtatcaaattcaacatcaagcctcctcaactcacacattgatacattaccacaaaatacacaatcactatctcatcattttagcccacttcacccaagtggctcaaacccaaacatattgacatatcatatactattcctcatgccaagtttcaacaacaccaattccaataaaccattaatgtacacaatcaacatcatactcaccatcaacatggttcacccataattcaaccataaccaatcattaAGCATATATctcaacatgcatatttctcatacatcatactatcaaggcatcaatactcatcatcacatatatgaccacatcatatatctcaatcattcaacaacatcaaccattcaatgcctatcttagggcctctagcctaagtatttcctaccacattacatattagatacgggaaaccgaaaccataccttagccgattttcccaagctccaccggagcacttctaaaccacttatcctcaagctcacaaggcctcaacacctccaagagcagatttttcaccaccaagccctttccaagcttgttcaaaatcaccaatcaagctccaatatccacacacacacaacctaagccacaaccatcacacccatacacaacatctcaaaacccaaacatcataaaacaacaaaatacactagggttgagaatcttaccacctccaaggtccaaggagacaagattaaccttctccttcaagagagttgggtcctataacatcaaagaacccaaaatctcaacatttaacccatgaaactcgaaaataggggctgagatttcgaacagcaaggtgtggcttacctcaagattgattatatgggttttgtagagctctccgcggtgaacgcgtggccgcaaacggggcggcaatcggagctctagatcaaaagttatggtgatttgaagatcaagtgagagagaggagttgagagaatgttcttcccttcctctccaccatttcagcttgtgtgtgtaacaaatgaggagagagtgctgaaaactagggttttggttaagttatgttgggccaagggcccactttgggtccggttggcccggtttggcccgttcggtccaatcttggtccgaattctacaaaattggtaccaaaattctcgtctcaatctcctctatcacatatagccataaaaatcacattttaggctttctagaataaattctcatttatgggttaattagccgttagttaaccgggttttacattctacccacccaatttgggaattttgcccacaaaattcaaatgcaattacctgagaataaatgcggataatccgatcgcatctctgactcaagttcccaagtttgttcctcaacaccgcctcgactccatgccactttgactagtgaaacatcttttccacgcaaccgtttgatactagtatcatcaattctgactggagccactggaagcgtcaaatcttcccttaactgaaccgattcaggttccaacacatgactagcatcaggagtgtacttccgaagctgcgacacgtgaaacacgtcgtgcaggttcgaaagatgaggtggtagagccatccgatacgctaccggtccaatcctctccaggatttgaaatggaccaatgtatcgaggattcaacttctttgctttaatcgccctacctactcccgtggtcggagtaaccttaaggaaaacatggtctccttcctcaaattctaagggctttcgcctttgatcggcgtaactcttttgacgactctgcgccgtaagcatcctatcacggatcttcttgacttgttcagtagtctcagctatcatttctggccccaataagcttttctctccagcttcataccaacatagcggagattgacatttcctcccatacaaggcctcatacggagccattccaatgctcgcatgataactattattgtatgcaaactccactaatggcatataccgatcccaactcgccggttggtccaaaacacaagctctcaacatatcctctagtgtttggatcgtcctctcagattgaccatctgtttgaggatggtaagccgtgctcaagcttaatcgggttccaaaagctttctgaaatgcaccccaaaaccttgaagtgaaacgaggatctctatcagagattatagtagcaggtacaccatgaagtctcacaatctcctttatgtataaccgtgctagctcttcaagggtgtaagtcatccgaatgggtaaaaagtgagctgacttcgtcaatcggtccacaatcacccaaatagcatcaaaaccagtcctagtccttggcaatcctgacacaaagtccattgcaatactttcccacttccattgtggaatctctaaaggttgcaacataccggcgggcttttgatgttcaatctttaccttttgacaagttaagcactttgaaacatattccgccacatcattcttcatacccggccaccaaaacatcgcctttaaatcatggtacatcttagtacttcccgggtgaatggagaatccgcttttgtgtgcctcctttaaaatatcttgcctcaaagtgccaacatccggcacaatgattctacccttgaatctccataacccatctttttcttccgacactctccactgtttcccttgctcaatggccggtaacactttccataatgcttcatcattttgatgagcctttaggagttcggacttaaaatcacttgagatttctaatcggctcaaacacaaggttccggatacttctcgagcaccaatattcagactctcgaatcccttgagcaacttctcctcttgaagcatcatccaagccgcatataacgacttccgacttaacgcatccgccactacgttcgcttttcccggatggtaattcaactcaaagtcgtagtccttcaacaattccatccacctcctctgcctcatattgagctctttctgatcaaagagatacttcaagctcttatgatcagagaaaacttggaacttaaccccatagagataatgcctccacaccttcaaagCAAACAcgaccgcagcgagttccaaatcgtgcgtagggtaactaacctcatgaggtctcaactgtcgtgaggcatacgccaccacattacgatgctgcatcagcacgcatcctaaacccttcaatgaggcatcacaatacacctcaaaaggctcgttcggctcgggtaacactaacacaggtgcagtagtcaacttcttcttcaatgtctgaaagctctcctcgcattcaggagtccaaacaaacggagtgtcttttcGGGTTAACTtcgtcattggcaaagctatctgtgaaaagcccttgatgaatcttcggtaatagccagctaaacccagaaaactccttatctctgttatggtggttggttgtttccaatccatcaccgcctccaccttagttggatctactgctattcccttcttactcaccacatggcccaaaaacttcacctcactcttccaaaactcacacttagacagttttgcatagagtttcttctcctttagaatctgcaacacggtcctcaagtgttccgcatgctcttcttcagttttggaataaatcagtatgtcatcaatgaagacaacaacgaatttatccagaaacggacggaagactctattcatgtaatccatgaatactgCAGGAGCattcgtcaacccaaaagacattacagtgtactcgtaatgaccataacgagtcctgaaagcggtcttagggatatcctcgcccctcacccttatctggtgataaccggatcgcaaatcaatcttggagaaaactccagctccttgtaactgatccatgagatcatcaattctcggcaatgggtacttattctttattgtcactttgttcaactgcctgtagtccacacagagccgcatactcccatccttcttcttcaccagtaacactggagcaccccacggagaaacacttggtcgtataaaattctttcccaacaaatcctctaactgagactttagctcgttcatctccaacggtgacatcctataaggagcacttgagattggtcccgccccgggcaccaactcaatagcaaactcaacctctcggttaggtgggaactcatcaatatcatcgggaaacacttccggaaactcacacacaaccggaatctgttccaacctttgatcatctccCGAAACACCCGctgttaacaacatgataccctgacattcagTTCCGGAAcaattcaccatcatcgaattcaagtaataattattcaccactaCCGGTCCTTcagtatcttccggcataaaatacaccgactttgtagaacaatctagtaaaacatggttcttagataaccaatccaatcccaaaataagatcaagaccaatcatcggcaagcagattaaatcatgaacaaaatcacgctgcttgaatcTAAGGGAAACTTCCggacatcctagcctagttaccatggcttcatgggtagcattatatacctttaggtcataacctaaggttacaaccttcaatcctaactcatgagctttctcaaatgcaatgaatgaatgtgatgctcccgaatcaaataaagcatttaaagtttgaccagctatttcacagttacctcgaataagtgtctcggatccctcagctcctacagctgaagtggtgaacacccgaccagtctgttgtgcctttccagcaccttgtttctgcttctcaGGACAATTCACAGCTTTATGCCCTGCCTTTCCACAAGcatagcacaaaccccatccggccttgcatggagctcccggatggtgactcccgcacctagtgcaagcttgatcattctgaggctgtttcccaaacttctttccttgggagttgttgttgttgggcctcctgaaagagcttccTCTCTTGAAAGACGAACccctaggtgcaaagctcttccctcgattctgtgggaatgatccccTTTGACCCCCtctctcagcggttgccctttttacacactcttcagcaaccctacacttgttcaccaactcggagaaagtcctaatctccattggtcccactgaactgaagatatcactccggagtcctccttcatacttaacacacttccattcctcatattccaccggagttcCTTGGCACAttcgagagaacc
The genomic region above belongs to Arachis stenosperma cultivar V10309 chromosome 5, arast.V10309.gnm1.PFL2, whole genome shotgun sequence and contains:
- the LOC130982867 gene encoding brassinosteroid-responsive RING protein 1-like, with protein sequence MGFPVGYTELLLPKLFLQILSLLSFLRKLISALFHYLGLQHFLEPDTINHHPLHPQFQSVSALLIREILPVVTFQEVADPAEESCAVCLYEFQGDDEIRRLRNCRHIFHRRCLDRWMGYEQRTCPLCRTPLIPYDMQACFNQSLWDASAIPEFS